The Callithrix jacchus isolate 240 chromosome X, calJac240_pri, whole genome shotgun sequence genome contains a region encoding:
- the SLITRK4 gene encoding SLIT and NTRK-like protein 4 isoform X1: protein MSSRPDLAISSSSPPARLGPERSTETPAAAPCGTRAREKNVCAAGLRPPRHPARYPASPTRPTRLLLGPLTRRGAARRLRKLGCGKTLRYAPAAPPASSPPARDYFSLFRSIQLFADCKKMFLWLFLILSALISSTNADSDISVEICNVCSCVSVENVLYVNCEKVSVYRPNQLKPPWSNFYHLNFQNNFLNILYPNTFLNFSHAVSLHLGNNKLQNIEGGAFLGLSALKQLHLNNNELKILRADTFLGIENLEYLQADYNLIKYIERGAFNKLHKLKVLILNDNLISFLPDNIFRFASLTHLDIRGNRIQKLPYIGVLEHIGRVVELQLEDNPWNCSCDLLPLKAWLENMPYNIYIGEAICETPSDLYGRLLKETNKQELCPMGTGSDFDVRILPPSQLENGYTTPNGHTTQTSLHRLVTKPPKTTNPSKISGIVAGKALSNRNLSQIVSYQTRVPPLTPCPAPCFCKTHPSDLGLSVNCQEKNIQSMSELIPKPLNAKKLHVNGNSIKDVAMSDFTDFEGLDLLHLGSNQITLIKGDVFHNLTNLRRLYLNGNQIERLYPEIFSGLHNLQYLYLEYNLIKEILAGTFDSMPNLQLLYLNNNLLKSLPVYIFSGAPLARLNLRNNKFMYLPVSGVLDQLQSLTQIDLEGNPWDCTCDLVALKLWLEKLSDGIVVKELKCETPVQFANIELKSLKNEILCPKLLNKLSAPFTSPAPAITFTTPLGPIRSPPGGPVPLSILILSILVVLILTVFVAFCLLVFVLRRNKKPTVKHEGLGNPECGSMQLQLRKHDHKTNKKDGLSTEAFIPQTIEQMSKSHTCGLKESETGFMFSDPPGQKVVMRNVADKEKDLLHVDTRKRLSTIDELDELFPSRDSNVFIQNFLESKKEYNSIGVSGFEIRYPEKQPDKKNKKSLIGGNHSKIVVEQRKSEYFELKAKLQSSPDYLQVLEEQTALNKI from the exons ATGTCTTCGAGGCCTGATCTGGCCATCTCTTCCTCCTCACCGCCCGCACGCCTGGGTCCAGAGAGGTCGACCGAAACTCCAGCAGCTGCCCCTTGTGGGACGCGAGCGCGCGAAAAAAATGTGTGCGCAGCGGGACTGAGGCCCCCGCGACATCCCGCGCGGTACCCCGCCTCCCCTACACGGCCCACCAGGCTGCTGCTTGGGCCCCTGACGCGGAGGGGGGCTGCGCGCCGGCTCCGGAAACTGGGATGCGGCAAAACATTGCGGTACGCGCCAGCGGCCCCTCCAGCCTCCTCGCCGCCAGCCCGAG attatttctctttattcAGAAGCATACAGTTGTTTGCTGATTGCAAGAAGATGTTTCTTTGGCTGTTTCTGATTTTGTCAGCCCTGATATCTTCGACAAATGCAGATTCTGACATATCGGTGGAAATTTGCAATGTGTGCTCCTGCGTGTCAGTTGAGAATGTGCTCTATGTCAACTGTGAGAAGGTTTCAGTCTACAGACCAAATCAGCTAAAACCACCTTGGTCTAATTTTTATCacctaaattttcaaaataattttttaaatattctgtatcCAAATACATTCTTGAATTTTTCACATGCAGTATCCCTGCATCTGGGAAATAATAAACTGCAGAACATTGAGGGAGGAGCCTTTCTTGGGCTCAGTGCATTAAAGCAGTTGCACTTGAACAACAATGAATTAAAGATTCTCCGAGCTGACACTTTCCTTGGCATAGAGAACTTGGAGTATCTCCAGGCTGACTACAATTTAATCAAGTATATTGAACGAGGAGCCTTCAATAAGCTCCACAAACTTAAAGTTCTCATTCTTAATGACAATCTGATTTCATTCCTTCCTGATAATATTTTCCGATTCGCATCTTTGACCCATCTGGATATACGAGGGAACAGAATTCAGAAGCTCCCTTATATCGGAGTTCTGGAACACATTGGCCGTGTCGTTGAACTGCAACTAGAAGATAACCCTTGGAACTGTAGCTGTGATTTGTTGCCTTTAAAAGCTTGGCTGGAAAACATGCCATATAATATTTACATAGGAGAGGCTATCTGTGAAACTCCCAGTGACTTATATGGAAGGCTTTtaaaagaaaccaacaaacaaGAATTATGCCCCATGGGCACCGGCAGTGATTTTGATGTGCGCATCCTGCCTCCATCTCAGCTGGAAAATGGCTACACCACTCCCAATGGTCACACTACGCAAACATCTTTACACAGATTAGTAACTAAACCACCAAAAACAACAAATCCTTCCAAGATCTCTGGAATCGTGGCAGGCAAAGCCCTCTCCAACCGCAATCTCAGTCAGATTGTGTCTTACCAAACAAGGGTGCCTCCTCTAACACCTTGCCCAGCCCCTTGCTTCTGCAAAACACATCCTTCAGATTTGGGACTGAGTGTGAACTgccaagagaaaaatatacagtctATGTCTGAATTGATACCAAAACCTTTAAATGCCAAGAAGCTGCACGTCAATGGCAATAGCATCAAGGACGTGGCCATGTCAGACTTTACGGACTTTGAAGGACTGGATTTGCTTCATTTAGGCAGCAATCAAATTACACTGATTAAAGGAGACGTATTTCACAATCTTACTAATTTACGCAGGCTATATCTCAATGGCAATCAAATTGAAAGACTCTATCCTGAAATATTTTCAGGTCTTCATAATCTGCAGTATCTGTATTTGGAATACAATTTGATTAAGGAAATCTTAGCAGGCACTTTTGACTCAATGCCAAATTTGCAGTTACTGTACTTAAACAATAATCTCCTAAAGAGCTTGcctgtttacattttttctggAGCACCCTTAGCTAGACTAAACCTGAGGAACAATAAATTCATGTACCTACCTGTCAGTGGGGTCCTTGATCAGTTGCAGTCTCTTACACAGATTGACTTGGAGGGCAACCCATGGGACTGTACTTGTGACTTGGTAGCATTAAAGCTGTGGCTGGAGAAGTTGAGTGATGGGATTGTTGTAAAAGAACTGAAGTGTGAGACGCCTGTTCAGTTTGCCAACATTGAACTGAAGTCCCTCAAAAATGAAATCTTATGTCCCAAACTTTTAAATAAGCTGTCTGCACCATTCACGAGCCCGGCACCTGCCATTACATTCACCACTCCTTTGGGTCCCATTCGAAGTCCTCCTGGTGGCCCAGTGCCTCTGTCTATTTTAATCTTAAGTATCTTAGTGGTTCTCATTTTAACTGTGTTTGTTGctttttgccttcttgtttttgtTCTGCGACGCAACAAGAAACCCACAGTGAAGCACGAAGGCCTGGGGAATCCTGAATGTGGCTCCATGCAGCTGCAGCTAAGGAAACATGACCACAAAACCAATAAAAAGGATGGACTGAGCACAGAAGCTTTCATTCCACAAACTATAGAACAGATGAGCAAGAGCCACACTTGTGGCTTGAAAGAGTCAGAAACTGGGTTCATGTTTTCAGATCCTCCAGGACAGAAAGTTGTTATGAGAAATGTGGCTGACAAGGAGAAAGATTTATTACATGTGGATACCAGGAAGAGACTGAGCACAATTGATGAGCTGGATGAATTATTCCCTAGCAGGGATTCCAATGTGTTTATTCAGAATTTTCttgaaagcaaaaaagaatataatagcATAGGTGTCAGTGGTTTTGAGATCCGCTATCCAGAAAAACAACcagacaaaaaaaataagaagtcacTGATAGGTGGCAACCACAGTAAAATTGTCGTGGAACAAAGGAAGAGTGAGTATTTTGAACTAAAGGCAAAACTGCAGAGTTCCCCTGACTACCTACAGGTCCTCGAGGAGCAAACAGCTTTGAACAAGATCTAG
- the SLITRK4 gene encoding SLIT and NTRK-like protein 4 isoform X2, with product MFLWLFLILSALISSTNADSDISVEICNVCSCVSVENVLYVNCEKVSVYRPNQLKPPWSNFYHLNFQNNFLNILYPNTFLNFSHAVSLHLGNNKLQNIEGGAFLGLSALKQLHLNNNELKILRADTFLGIENLEYLQADYNLIKYIERGAFNKLHKLKVLILNDNLISFLPDNIFRFASLTHLDIRGNRIQKLPYIGVLEHIGRVVELQLEDNPWNCSCDLLPLKAWLENMPYNIYIGEAICETPSDLYGRLLKETNKQELCPMGTGSDFDVRILPPSQLENGYTTPNGHTTQTSLHRLVTKPPKTTNPSKISGIVAGKALSNRNLSQIVSYQTRVPPLTPCPAPCFCKTHPSDLGLSVNCQEKNIQSMSELIPKPLNAKKLHVNGNSIKDVAMSDFTDFEGLDLLHLGSNQITLIKGDVFHNLTNLRRLYLNGNQIERLYPEIFSGLHNLQYLYLEYNLIKEILAGTFDSMPNLQLLYLNNNLLKSLPVYIFSGAPLARLNLRNNKFMYLPVSGVLDQLQSLTQIDLEGNPWDCTCDLVALKLWLEKLSDGIVVKELKCETPVQFANIELKSLKNEILCPKLLNKLSAPFTSPAPAITFTTPLGPIRSPPGGPVPLSILILSILVVLILTVFVAFCLLVFVLRRNKKPTVKHEGLGNPECGSMQLQLRKHDHKTNKKDGLSTEAFIPQTIEQMSKSHTCGLKESETGFMFSDPPGQKVVMRNVADKEKDLLHVDTRKRLSTIDELDELFPSRDSNVFIQNFLESKKEYNSIGVSGFEIRYPEKQPDKKNKKSLIGGNHSKIVVEQRKSEYFELKAKLQSSPDYLQVLEEQTALNKI from the coding sequence ATGTTTCTTTGGCTGTTTCTGATTTTGTCAGCCCTGATATCTTCGACAAATGCAGATTCTGACATATCGGTGGAAATTTGCAATGTGTGCTCCTGCGTGTCAGTTGAGAATGTGCTCTATGTCAACTGTGAGAAGGTTTCAGTCTACAGACCAAATCAGCTAAAACCACCTTGGTCTAATTTTTATCacctaaattttcaaaataattttttaaatattctgtatcCAAATACATTCTTGAATTTTTCACATGCAGTATCCCTGCATCTGGGAAATAATAAACTGCAGAACATTGAGGGAGGAGCCTTTCTTGGGCTCAGTGCATTAAAGCAGTTGCACTTGAACAACAATGAATTAAAGATTCTCCGAGCTGACACTTTCCTTGGCATAGAGAACTTGGAGTATCTCCAGGCTGACTACAATTTAATCAAGTATATTGAACGAGGAGCCTTCAATAAGCTCCACAAACTTAAAGTTCTCATTCTTAATGACAATCTGATTTCATTCCTTCCTGATAATATTTTCCGATTCGCATCTTTGACCCATCTGGATATACGAGGGAACAGAATTCAGAAGCTCCCTTATATCGGAGTTCTGGAACACATTGGCCGTGTCGTTGAACTGCAACTAGAAGATAACCCTTGGAACTGTAGCTGTGATTTGTTGCCTTTAAAAGCTTGGCTGGAAAACATGCCATATAATATTTACATAGGAGAGGCTATCTGTGAAACTCCCAGTGACTTATATGGAAGGCTTTtaaaagaaaccaacaaacaaGAATTATGCCCCATGGGCACCGGCAGTGATTTTGATGTGCGCATCCTGCCTCCATCTCAGCTGGAAAATGGCTACACCACTCCCAATGGTCACACTACGCAAACATCTTTACACAGATTAGTAACTAAACCACCAAAAACAACAAATCCTTCCAAGATCTCTGGAATCGTGGCAGGCAAAGCCCTCTCCAACCGCAATCTCAGTCAGATTGTGTCTTACCAAACAAGGGTGCCTCCTCTAACACCTTGCCCAGCCCCTTGCTTCTGCAAAACACATCCTTCAGATTTGGGACTGAGTGTGAACTgccaagagaaaaatatacagtctATGTCTGAATTGATACCAAAACCTTTAAATGCCAAGAAGCTGCACGTCAATGGCAATAGCATCAAGGACGTGGCCATGTCAGACTTTACGGACTTTGAAGGACTGGATTTGCTTCATTTAGGCAGCAATCAAATTACACTGATTAAAGGAGACGTATTTCACAATCTTACTAATTTACGCAGGCTATATCTCAATGGCAATCAAATTGAAAGACTCTATCCTGAAATATTTTCAGGTCTTCATAATCTGCAGTATCTGTATTTGGAATACAATTTGATTAAGGAAATCTTAGCAGGCACTTTTGACTCAATGCCAAATTTGCAGTTACTGTACTTAAACAATAATCTCCTAAAGAGCTTGcctgtttacattttttctggAGCACCCTTAGCTAGACTAAACCTGAGGAACAATAAATTCATGTACCTACCTGTCAGTGGGGTCCTTGATCAGTTGCAGTCTCTTACACAGATTGACTTGGAGGGCAACCCATGGGACTGTACTTGTGACTTGGTAGCATTAAAGCTGTGGCTGGAGAAGTTGAGTGATGGGATTGTTGTAAAAGAACTGAAGTGTGAGACGCCTGTTCAGTTTGCCAACATTGAACTGAAGTCCCTCAAAAATGAAATCTTATGTCCCAAACTTTTAAATAAGCTGTCTGCACCATTCACGAGCCCGGCACCTGCCATTACATTCACCACTCCTTTGGGTCCCATTCGAAGTCCTCCTGGTGGCCCAGTGCCTCTGTCTATTTTAATCTTAAGTATCTTAGTGGTTCTCATTTTAACTGTGTTTGTTGctttttgccttcttgtttttgtTCTGCGACGCAACAAGAAACCCACAGTGAAGCACGAAGGCCTGGGGAATCCTGAATGTGGCTCCATGCAGCTGCAGCTAAGGAAACATGACCACAAAACCAATAAAAAGGATGGACTGAGCACAGAAGCTTTCATTCCACAAACTATAGAACAGATGAGCAAGAGCCACACTTGTGGCTTGAAAGAGTCAGAAACTGGGTTCATGTTTTCAGATCCTCCAGGACAGAAAGTTGTTATGAGAAATGTGGCTGACAAGGAGAAAGATTTATTACATGTGGATACCAGGAAGAGACTGAGCACAATTGATGAGCTGGATGAATTATTCCCTAGCAGGGATTCCAATGTGTTTATTCAGAATTTTCttgaaagcaaaaaagaatataatagcATAGGTGTCAGTGGTTTTGAGATCCGCTATCCAGAAAAACAACcagacaaaaaaaataagaagtcacTGATAGGTGGCAACCACAGTAAAATTGTCGTGGAACAAAGGAAGAGTGAGTATTTTGAACTAAAGGCAAAACTGCAGAGTTCCCCTGACTACCTACAGGTCCTCGAGGAGCAAACAGCTTTGAACAAGATCTAG